Proteins from a single region of Clupea harengus chromosome 5, Ch_v2.0.2, whole genome shotgun sequence:
- the LOC105889190 gene encoding myosin-7-like, whose amino-acid sequence MAEELKKEQDTSAHLERMKKNLEVTVKDLQHRLDEAENLAMKGGKKQLQKLESRVHELESEVENEQKRGTDAIKGVRKYERRVKELTYQTEEDKKNVTRLQDLVDKLQLKVKAYKRQAEEAEEQANSHLTRHRKVQHELEEAQERADIAESQVNKLRAKSREGGKGKSEEE is encoded by the exons ATGGCCGAGGAACtgaagaaggagcaggacaCCAGTGCTCAcctggagaggatgaagaagaacctGGAGGTCACGGTCAAGGACCTTCAACACCGCCTGGATGAGGCTGAGAACCTGGCCATGAAGGGTGGCAAAAAGCAACTCCAGAAACTAGAGTCAAGG GTCCATGAGCTGGAGTCTGAGGTTGAAAACGAACAGAAGCGTGGAACAGACGCTATTAAAGGTGTCCGTAAATATGAGAGAAGAGTCAAGGAGCTCACCTACCAG acagaggaggacaagaagaatgtCACCAGACTGCAGGATCTGGTGGACAAACTGCAGCTGAAAGTCAAGGCCTACAAGAGACAAGCTGAGGAGGCT GAAGAGCAGGCCAACAGTCACCTGACCAGACACAGGAAGGTGCAGCATGAACTTGAGGAGGCGCAGGAACGCGCTGACATCGCTGAGTCCCAGGTCAACAAGCTCAGGGCCAAGAGCCGTGAAGGTGGCAAG GGGAAAAGTGAGGAGGAATGA